One Tolypothrix bouteillei VB521301 DNA window includes the following coding sequences:
- a CDS encoding phosphate/phosphite/phosphonate ABC transporter substrate-binding protein has protein sequence MKTTIWRRFLLISLTVLVGLVEVGCSPKKEPISSERLTVGVVSYGEQTVSLEKYEQFKNYLAAQTQSIVELEPAYNELQALEQIQRQRWEIVFAPPGLAAIAMGKDLYIPLFSMEGISSRQRSLLVVRDDKPINTIADLANKTVALESVGSAAGYYVPLYDLYGLTLAQIRFAPTPKTVLEWLNEGSVDAGAIAERDFELYKQQFSGTKFRILHTSRWIPPAVVLLAPTVERNRQQQIQKAMEQAPGYIISDAGYVPAAKVPSYDQFIKLVEKVRPLEAHVKQTPSVLVNPEATK, from the coding sequence ATGAAAACTACTATCTGGCGGCGCTTTCTACTAATCTCGTTAACCGTGCTTGTAGGTCTAGTTGAAGTGGGATGCAGTCCAAAGAAGGAACCCATAAGTTCGGAAAGGCTGACTGTCGGAGTAGTCAGTTATGGTGAACAAACAGTTTCATTAGAAAAGTACGAGCAATTCAAAAACTATCTCGCCGCACAAACTCAGTCAATTGTAGAACTTGAACCAGCTTATAACGAATTGCAAGCTCTCGAGCAAATTCAACGGCAAAGATGGGAAATTGTATTTGCTCCTCCTGGTTTAGCAGCAATTGCTATGGGCAAAGATCTTTACATTCCTTTATTTTCCATGGAGGGAATTAGCAGCAGACAGCGTTCTTTATTGGTAGTGCGCGATGATAAACCGATTAACACAATAGCAGATTTAGCAAATAAAACTGTTGCCTTAGAATCGGTAGGTTCGGCTGCAGGATATTATGTTCCTCTCTACGATCTGTATGGATTAACTTTGGCTCAAATCCGTTTTGCACCCACTCCTAAAACAGTACTGGAATGGCTTAATGAAGGGAGTGTAGATGCTGGTGCGATCGCTGAGAGAGATTTTGAGCTTTACAAGCAGCAATTTAGTGGAACTAAGTTTAGAATTCTACATACGAGTCGATGGATTCCTCCTGCAGTTGTACTCCTAGCACCTACAGTAGAGCGCAATCGACAGCAACAGATCCAAAAAGCTATGGAGCAAGCACCAGGCTATATCATATCAGACGCCGGTTATGTTCCTGCTGCTAAAGTACCCAGCTACGATCAGTTTATTAAACTGGTGGAAAAAGTCAGACCTCTAGAAGCGCATGTCAAACAAACACCCAGTGTTTTAGTCAATCCCGAAGCAACAAAATAA
- a CDS encoding serine/threonine-protein kinase codes for MSQAPVIKPEIPSGTFIDNRYIIQKLLGQGGLGRTYLAFDTRRFNEPCVLKEFAPTGSGESALEKCRNLFKREAKILHQLEHPQIPRFLACFEGDGRLFLVQEFVDGKTYSALLRERQQLGQVFSESEVLLWLRNLLPILEYIHTHNIIHRDISPDNIMLPQGKELPVLIDFGVGKQIADLNEATRTSQNTFVGKMSLVGKVGYAPREQISLGLCSPSSDLYALGVTAVVLLTGKDPSFLMDQYSLEWRWDQFVRVSNSFAQILNKLVADTPRYRYQNSREVLTDLLHLGIAQVSPQIPPQQQVQHGNLPPTLVNHEFLPGATNRPFPNQHPEANFSSPPSQQPLENSRQFPQVQPQSNSYPSQYPTPQSQARAYQPQSSLNPAFLERCQQELAYRIGPMASLIVEETLSEYPNTSPYQFVELLAKEIPDTQEAFAFRQRLLS; via the coding sequence ATGTCTCAAGCCCCCGTCATTAAACCAGAAATACCTTCAGGAACATTTATAGATAATCGCTACATCATCCAAAAACTTTTGGGACAGGGTGGATTGGGAAGAACTTATTTGGCATTTGATACGCGTCGTTTCAATGAACCATGCGTATTAAAAGAATTTGCTCCCACCGGTTCGGGAGAAAGTGCGCTAGAAAAATGCCGCAATTTATTTAAAAGAGAAGCTAAAATTCTTCATCAATTGGAACATCCCCAAATCCCTCGATTCTTAGCTTGTTTTGAAGGTGATGGTCGGCTGTTCTTGGTACAAGAGTTTGTTGATGGTAAAACCTATTCAGCACTGTTACGAGAACGCCAACAACTAGGACAAGTTTTTTCGGAAAGTGAAGTCCTACTGTGGCTCAGGAACTTATTGCCCATTCTTGAATATATTCATACGCATAACATTATTCATAGAGATATTTCCCCCGACAACATTATGTTGCCTCAAGGAAAAGAATTACCAGTGCTGATAGATTTTGGTGTAGGAAAGCAGATAGCCGATTTAAATGAAGCGACTAGAACAAGCCAGAACACTTTCGTTGGCAAAATGTCACTGGTGGGTAAAGTCGGATATGCTCCTCGCGAACAAATTAGCTTGGGATTGTGTTCTCCTAGCAGCGATCTTTATGCTTTAGGTGTCACCGCAGTCGTTCTGCTAACAGGAAAAGATCCTTCTTTTTTAATGGATCAGTACTCTTTGGAGTGGAGATGGGATCAATTTGTCCGTGTAAGCAATTCCTTTGCTCAAATTCTTAATAAACTAGTAGCGGATACCCCAAGATACCGCTATCAAAACTCAAGAGAAGTTCTTACAGACTTATTACATCTTGGAATAGCCCAAGTATCACCGCAAATACCACCACAACAGCAAGTACAACATGGAAATTTGCCTCCTACTTTGGTAAATCATGAATTTTTGCCCGGTGCAACCAATCGGCCGTTTCCAAACCAACATCCGGAAGCCAATTTCAGTTCACCTCCGAGTCAACAACCATTGGAAAATTCACGGCAATTTCCACAGGTTCAACCGCAATCCAACTCCTATCCATCACAGTACCCAACACCTCAATCCCAAGCCCGTGCATATCAACCACAATCTTCTCTCAATCCAGCGTTTTTAGAACGCTGTCAGCAAGAACTTGCTTATCGTATTGGACCCATGGCAAGTCTTATAGTGGAAGAGACACTATCCGAATATCCAAACACCTCGCCATATCAATTTGTTGAACTTTTAGCAAAAGAAATTCCCGACACACAAGAAGCTTTTGCTTTTAGACAGCGTTTGTTGTCTTAA
- a CDS encoding c-type heme family protein, giving the protein MLKNLKLKQKFTILLLVILVVGVSFSGIALSTVLQQNAKEEITAKALSLIDTMSSVREYTITQITPELTDDLTTKFLPQTVAAYSAREVFEILRKRPEYRDFFYKEATLNPTNLRDKADSFETQLVERFRKNKGLKEVSGYRQLPGGDIFYIARPLAITKESCLVCHSAPEAAPKTMIERYGTAGGFNWHLNEIVAAQIISLPASRVIDKANQSLFIMIMLVSTLFVAVIFLVNFFLNREVVVPLKRITRVAEEVSTGHMDVEFEQLTNDEIGNLAKAFKRMKLSLDMAMKRIKRTYGNTGST; this is encoded by the coding sequence ATGCTAAAAAATTTAAAATTAAAACAAAAATTTACAATTTTGTTACTTGTGATTCTTGTAGTGGGTGTAAGCTTCAGTGGAATTGCACTTTCTACGGTATTACAACAAAATGCGAAGGAAGAGATTACTGCAAAAGCTTTATCTCTCATTGATACAATGTCTTCAGTGCGCGAGTATACAATTACTCAAATTACTCCAGAACTTACTGATGACTTAACAACTAAGTTTTTGCCACAAACTGTAGCCGCCTATTCAGCAAGAGAAGTTTTTGAAATTTTGCGAAAAAGACCGGAGTACCGTGACTTCTTTTACAAAGAAGCAACACTTAACCCAACAAATCTCCGAGATAAAGCAGATAGTTTTGAAACTCAACTTGTAGAGCGTTTTAGAAAAAATAAAGGTTTAAAAGAGGTAAGCGGATACAGACAGCTACCAGGTGGTGATATTTTTTACATTGCTCGTCCGTTAGCCATTACAAAAGAAAGCTGTCTCGTCTGTCATAGCGCCCCTGAGGCTGCACCCAAAACCATGATTGAACGCTATGGTACTGCAGGTGGATTCAATTGGCATTTAAACGAAATCGTAGCTGCTCAAATAATTTCATTGCCTGCAAGTAGAGTCATTGATAAAGCCAACCAATCTCTTTTCATTATGATAATGCTTGTCTCTACTTTGTTTGTAGCTGTTATCTTTCTAGTCAATTTCTTTTTAAATCGAGAAGTTGTTGTACCTCTCAAGCGTATAACTCGTGTAGCTGAAGAAGTAAGTACCGGGCATATGGATGTTGAGTTTGAACAGCTGACAAATGATGAAATTGGCAATCTTGCTAAAGCTTTCAAACGAATGAAACTCAGTTTAGATATGGCAATGAAAAGAATCAAACGTACCTATGGCAATACGGGGAGTACGTAA
- a CDS encoding c-type heme family protein produces the protein MLEHLNLRQKLTILLLIVVVVGLSLGGLGLSAVLKHNARQEITATALLIMETMSSVRDYTNQQVNLKLADKLEVDFVPQSVPAYSAREVFEVLRTKAEYKDFYYKEATLNPTNLRDKADSFETKVVEQFRKNTKLKELNGFREIPGGEIFYIARPLAVTESKCLECHSTSNVAPKTMLDRYGTANGFGWKLHEIVGAQMISVPSTKVIQKTQQSSVWILGIVSTMFIAVIILVNIFLNHQILRPLKHITRIAEEVSTGHMDVDFKEVSNDEIGKLAKAFHRMKLSLEMAMRKLKQFYSSPEN, from the coding sequence ATGCTTGAACATCTAAATTTGAGACAAAAATTAACAATTTTGCTGCTGATTGTAGTTGTAGTAGGTTTAAGCTTGGGTGGTTTGGGTTTGTCTGCCGTTCTCAAGCACAATGCAAGACAAGAAATAACAGCGACAGCCTTGTTGATTATGGAAACCATGAGTTCTGTCCGTGATTATACAAATCAACAGGTCAATTTAAAGTTAGCTGATAAATTAGAAGTTGATTTTGTACCCCAAAGTGTACCCGCTTACTCAGCAAGAGAAGTTTTTGAAGTTTTGCGAACAAAAGCAGAATATAAAGATTTTTATTACAAGGAAGCAACGCTGAATCCAACAAATTTGCGGGATAAGGCGGATAGTTTTGAAACCAAAGTGGTTGAGCAATTCCGAAAAAACACAAAGTTAAAAGAATTGAATGGATTCCGTGAAATACCAGGAGGAGAGATTTTTTATATTGCTCGCCCGCTAGCAGTTACTGAATCAAAATGTTTGGAGTGTCACAGCACTTCTAATGTTGCACCCAAAACTATGCTTGACCGATATGGTACAGCTAACGGATTTGGGTGGAAGTTGCACGAAATCGTCGGTGCTCAGATGATATCAGTACCGTCAACGAAAGTAATCCAAAAGACACAGCAATCCTCTGTCTGGATTCTCGGAATTGTTTCTACGATGTTTATTGCTGTTATTATCTTGGTGAATATTTTCTTAAATCATCAAATTCTGCGTCCTCTCAAACATATAACTCGCATAGCCGAGGAAGTGAGTACAGGACATATGGATGTTGATTTTAAGGAGGTATCTAATGATGAAATTGGTAAGTTAGCTAAAGCTTTTCATAGAATGAAACTTAGTTTAGAAATGGCAATGAGAAAGCTAAAACAGTTTTACAGTTCTCCAGAAAACTAA
- a CDS encoding serine/threonine-protein kinase — MVWNPGKQLFGGRYIIVGKLGEGGIGITYLVRNEQKELRVIKTLREELLNKAAWKPHQVKLKQDFRDEAVRLAVCRHPHIVQIENIFDEDNLPCIVMEYIEGEDLSNRVRRLGVLSETEALLYIQQVGNALKVIHSKGLLHRDIKPRNIMIRADKNEAVLIDFGIAREFIPNAVQRHTVYRTPGFAPPEQYELEAPRGEYIDVYALAATLYNTLTGVLPRNSVDISNETPLESPRQYNPNISNRVNEAILRGMDLQPNSRPQSVQQWLDLLFGDDELPPTPLLSSNLHSQRPTPQVFTGRHLFAPTPAPPSSETSLQWQCVCTINGHTSMVHAVAISPDGQAIASGSNDHTVKLWQLSNGKLIRTFGRWFSGHSNMVNAVAFSPDGQLLASASSDETIKLWQINTGKEIRTFTGHSNWVNSVTFSPIPPDSLYQPGPGRMFASCGADGTIKLWLAGTTVEIRSFIGHTDSVLSIAFSQDGQLLASGSADCSLKVWHVSTGTELHTFTGHSFFVNSVAFSPNGQIIASGSADNTIKLWNVNTKQEILTLAGHSDSVWSVAFSPNGQLLASGSWDRTIKIWQVSTGAEVMTLAGHTSYVRSIAFSPNGKTIVTGSDDDTIKIWRQA; from the coding sequence ATGGTCTGGAATCCAGGAAAACAGTTGTTTGGGGGACGGTATATTATTGTAGGGAAACTAGGCGAAGGAGGAATTGGTATAACCTACCTCGTCAGAAATGAACAGAAAGAACTGCGGGTTATTAAAACACTTAGAGAAGAACTCTTGAATAAGGCTGCCTGGAAGCCACACCAAGTGAAATTGAAGCAAGATTTTCGTGATGAAGCCGTTCGGCTTGCTGTTTGTCGCCATCCTCATATCGTGCAGATAGAAAATATTTTTGATGAAGATAATCTTCCTTGCATAGTTATGGAGTATATTGAGGGCGAAGACTTGAGCAACCGAGTCCGTCGTTTGGGAGTTTTATCAGAAACAGAGGCATTGTTATATATCCAACAAGTTGGTAATGCATTAAAAGTTATTCATAGTAAAGGTTTGCTACATAGAGATATCAAACCACGCAATATTATGATTCGTGCTGACAAAAATGAAGCCGTACTGATTGACTTTGGCATTGCCAGAGAATTTATTCCCAATGCAGTCCAAAGGCATACAGTCTACCGTACTCCTGGTTTTGCTCCTCCGGAACAATATGAATTGGAAGCACCAAGAGGAGAATATATTGACGTATATGCTCTGGCTGCCACATTGTATAACACATTAACAGGCGTTTTACCGAGGAATTCGGTTGATATCAGCAATGAAACTCCTCTAGAATCACCACGACAGTATAATCCCAATATCAGCAATAGAGTTAATGAAGCAATTTTGCGGGGAATGGATTTACAACCCAATTCTCGCCCCCAATCCGTGCAACAATGGCTGGACTTGCTTTTTGGAGATGACGAACTTCCCCCGACACCTTTGCTTTCCTCCAACCTTCACTCTCAACGCCCTACACCTCAAGTCTTTACTGGCAGGCACTTATTTGCCCCTACTCCTGCTCCCCCTTCTTCAGAAACTTCTTTGCAATGGCAGTGCGTCTGTACTATTAACGGACATACCAGTATGGTTCACGCTGTTGCTATTAGTCCTGATGGTCAAGCGATCGCCAGTGGAAGTAACGATCACACAGTGAAATTGTGGCAGTTGAGCAACGGAAAACTCATACGTACTTTTGGTCGTTGGTTTTCGGGTCATTCCAATATGGTGAATGCAGTTGCTTTTAGCCCTGATGGGCAGTTGCTTGCCAGTGCCAGTTCTGATGAAACAATTAAGTTATGGCAAATAAACACGGGCAAAGAAATTCGCACGTTCACCGGTCATTCCAACTGGGTCAATTCAGTGACCTTTAGTCCCATCCCTCCAGATTCTTTGTATCAACCGGGACCTGGGCGAATGTTTGCTAGTTGTGGGGCGGACGGCACAATCAAGTTGTGGCTGGCTGGCACAACTGTAGAAATCCGCAGTTTCATAGGACATACCGATTCAGTGTTGTCAATCGCCTTTAGCCAAGATGGTCAGCTTTTAGCAAGTGGTAGTGCTGACTGTTCGCTCAAGGTATGGCACGTCAGTACGGGTACAGAGCTCCACACCTTCACAGGTCATTCTTTCTTTGTAAACTCCGTTGCCTTCAGCCCCAATGGGCAAATTATAGCAAGTGGCAGTGCTGATAATACAATCAAACTTTGGAACGTTAACACAAAACAAGAGATTCTAACCTTAGCTGGTCATTCTGACTCAGTGTGGTCAGTTGCTTTTAGTCCAAACGGTCAACTTTTAGCAAGTGGAAGTTGGGATCGCACTATCAAAATCTGGCAAGTTAGTACGGGTGCAGAGGTTATGACACTTGCAGGGCATACCAGCTATGTGAGATCCATTGCTTTCAGCCCTAACGGAAAAACCATCGTCACCGGCAGCGATGACGACACTATTAAAATTTGGCGACAAGCTTAA
- a CDS encoding type II toxin-antitoxin system HicB family antitoxin: MKHIKIIVEKHSDGYIAYPLGIKGIVVGQGDTYEEALADVKSAVHSHIKTFGTEVIVDETLSLEDLPVLEAFVTEIQIP, from the coding sequence ATGAAACACATAAAAATTATTGTAGAAAAACATTCTGATGGTTATATTGCTTATCCCCTTGGCATCAAAGGGATCGTAGTTGGTCAAGGCGATACTTATGAGGAAGCCCTAGCTGATGTTAAATCTGCTGTCCATTCCCATATCAAAACATTTGGTACTGAAGTTATTGTGGATGAAACACTGTCACTAGAAGATTTACCCGTACTAGAAGCTTTTGTTACTGAAATTCAAATACCTTGA
- a CDS encoding SDH family Clp fold serine proteinase, whose amino-acid sequence MGFGIGDLFWIFLLLSSLQPLWQRRQIEFRRIRAIQQFQQQRKSRVILLIHRQESISFLGIPVSRYITIEDSEQILRAIRLTPPEVPIDLILHTPGGLVLATEQIARALIRHPAKVTVFVPHYAMSGGTMLALAADEIVMDANAVLGPVDPQLGNFPAASILKVVEQKPIGEVDDQTVIMADLSRKAIEQVQRFVRTLLKDTVPTQKIQPENIENIIDALTTGRVTHDYPITAEEATQMGLPITVGLPLVIYDLMDLYPQPQGGRPSVQYIPMPYDNGRPILPTPKGRPLEEPNPTQLNS is encoded by the coding sequence ATGGGCTTCGGGATAGGTGATTTATTCTGGATTTTTCTCCTTCTTTCTTCTCTGCAACCCTTATGGCAGAGACGTCAGATAGAGTTTCGTCGTATTCGTGCCATTCAGCAATTTCAACAGCAACGAAAAAGCCGAGTCATATTACTCATTCATCGCCAAGAATCTATCAGCTTTTTAGGGATTCCCGTATCGCGCTACATTACCATTGAAGACTCAGAACAAATTTTGCGAGCAATTCGCCTAACCCCACCAGAAGTTCCCATTGACTTAATTTTGCATACTCCTGGTGGCTTGGTCTTAGCAACAGAACAAATTGCTCGAGCATTAATTCGCCATCCTGCGAAAGTCACTGTCTTTGTGCCTCATTACGCTATGAGTGGCGGTACAATGCTTGCTCTAGCAGCTGATGAAATTGTTATGGATGCCAACGCAGTCCTCGGTCCTGTCGATCCCCAACTGGGTAACTTTCCAGCAGCTAGCATTCTTAAAGTTGTTGAGCAAAAACCTATAGGAGAAGTTGACGACCAGACAGTGATTATGGCAGACCTGTCACGCAAAGCGATCGAGCAGGTGCAGCGCTTTGTCCGGACTTTATTAAAGGACACTGTTCCTACACAGAAAATCCAGCCAGAAAACATTGAAAATATTATCGACGCACTGACAACCGGGCGGGTGACTCACGACTATCCCATTACTGCGGAGGAAGCAACACAAATGGGACTACCCATTACAGTTGGGCTACCTCTTGTTATCTACGATCTCATGGATCTGTATCCCCAACCCCAAGGCGGACGCCCAAGCGTTCAATACATCCCCATGCCATATGATAACGGTCGCCCAATTCTTCCTACTCCTAAAGGTAGACCTTTAGAGGAACCCAATCCAACTCAGTTGAACAGTTAA
- a CDS encoding peptidoglycan-binding domain-containing protein codes for MWCMLGKSGVTIATACLITTSIVVTDTAFAALRYTPQQFRSVLRGLGYNIKVSNAPLTDADTKKVILEFQKGYKLKPADGVAGEKTQDFAATTVEILQKNLNLVVKPNPLLPKNQYYGPRTEAVVKLYQKKAGLQETGIANLALRQRLDQEAKDILNKTAPTPTAEPTPTTEPTPTTSPTSKPKPTRKPTSTPRTSPKPKPTSTPEASPTETPIPEATQTPTPTPTSTPTP; via the coding sequence ATGTGGTGTATGTTGGGAAAATCAGGTGTTACCATTGCTACAGCGTGTTTGATAACAACTAGCATAGTCGTAACAGATACGGCGTTTGCCGCCCTAAGGTATACACCTCAGCAATTCCGTTCGGTCCTGAGGGGTTTGGGCTACAACATCAAGGTATCAAACGCGCCTTTGACTGATGCGGATACCAAAAAAGTCATTCTTGAATTTCAAAAAGGGTATAAGTTAAAACCTGCTGACGGCGTAGCAGGAGAGAAAACTCAAGATTTTGCAGCAACGACCGTTGAAATTTTGCAGAAAAACTTGAATTTAGTAGTTAAGCCCAACCCTCTGTTACCAAAAAATCAATATTACGGTCCGAGGACGGAAGCAGTCGTAAAGCTGTATCAAAAAAAAGCTGGTTTGCAAGAAACTGGAATCGCTAATTTAGCACTCAGGCAAAGACTTGACCAAGAAGCAAAGGACATCTTAAACAAAACAGCACCGACGCCAACAGCCGAACCAACACCAACAACTGAACCGACACCGACAACTTCACCCACATCCAAACCAAAACCGACAAGAAAACCTACTTCCACTCCAAGAACTTCACCAAAGCCAAAGCCAACTTCTACACCTGAGGCATCACCTACAGAAACACCAATACCAGAAGCTACACAAACACCAACACCAACACCGACTTCTACACCCACTCCGTAG